In Macadamia integrifolia cultivar HAES 741 unplaced genomic scaffold, SCU_Mint_v3 scaffold_30A, whole genome shotgun sequence, the following proteins share a genomic window:
- the LOC122071609 gene encoding pyruvate kinase 1, cytosolic-like, producing MLDTVGPELQVVNNSEHSISLQENGYVVLTPDQNKEATSELLPINFSGLSKAVKEGDTIFIGQYLFTGSETTSVWLEVSEIKGDDVVCMIKNSATLAGSLFTLHVSQIRIDLPTLTDQDKEVISTWGVRNSIDFLSLSSTRHAEDVRHAREFLSKLGDLNQTHIFAKIENIEGLTHFDEILQEADGIILSRGNLGIDLPPEKVRFLNLDRGAI from the exons ATGCTGGACACTGTGGGACCAGAACTGCAGGTTGTAAATAACAGTGAACATTCCATTTCGCTTCAGGAAAATGGTTATGTTGTTCTAACACCAGATCAGAATAAGGAAGCCACTTCAGAGTTATTGCCAATCAATTTTTCTGGATTGTCAAAA GCAGTGAAGGAAGGAGATACCATTTTTATTGGCCAATACCTGTTCACTGGAAGTGAAACTACTTCTGTTTGGCTGGAG GTATCTGAGATTAAAGGGGACGATGTTGTCTGCATGATTAAAAATTCTGCTACTCTTGCTGGTTCCTTGTTCACTTTGCATGTTTCTCAAATCCGTATTGATCTACCTACCCTGACTGATCAGGATAAAGAA GTTATAAGTACATGGGGTGTTCGTAACAGTAtagattttctctccttgtcATCTACTCGGCATGCAGAAGATGTTCGCCAT GCCCGTGAGTTCCTTTCCAAATTGGGTGATCTTAATCAGACCCATATCTTTGCAAAGATTGAAAACATAGAG GGCCTAACCCATTTTGATGAGATTCTACAAGAAGCAGATGGAATTATTCTTTCTCGTGGGAATCTGGGCATTGATCTTCCTCCTGAGAAGGTCAGGTTTCTGAACTTGGACAGAGGAGCAATTTAA